One Leptospira sp. WS60.C2 genomic region harbors:
- a CDS encoding helix-turn-helix transcriptional regulator, translating into MDLDEYLLKIGQKVKKIRAEHALTQESFDDLGENSVPVRTLQEIEAGKSNFTIKTLYKISKKLKIKPKDLLDV; encoded by the coding sequence GTGGATTTAGATGAATATTTACTCAAGATTGGACAAAAAGTTAAGAAAATCAGAGCAGAACACGCCTTAACTCAAGAAAGTTTTGATGATTTAGGTGAGAATTCAGTTCCAGTTAGAACTTTGCAAGAAATTGAAGCGGGTAAATCAAATTTTACTATTAAGACCTTGTATAAAATATCAAAAAAACTAAAAATTAAGCCCAAGGACTTACTTGATGTTTAA
- a CDS encoding MORN repeat-containing protein → MKNFLLSISFVIFLVSSCQTTRHKFWNETIDHDLTATCKELVSVTGKSGECFQNSCKLGICTRGDCKNGEGNLLFPEGSRYDGRFVEGEFQGKGTLKFCNGTVIEGNFQNGFGKGIGKVYFADGSKYQGNLLKNEPHGYGIWVSSDKTLIYEGDFANGERNGYGIMESSDGSIWQGKFKDDQLDGDASYKNKLYSLNGKWKKGKQIGEHQYQDRNGIGYVRFSDNGEVLESKTAEDLRNERLALQIFSKAMGPKSDLRNNKEFCNKLMYELADFVGSSKITGCSAQCRSACGNMWDINSKDGDRCERQCRLCWNVLEYEPNDCKSVSPYPLTLPDKI, encoded by the coding sequence ATGAAGAACTTTTTACTCTCGATTAGTTTTGTTATTTTTCTGGTATCCTCTTGTCAAACAACAAGGCACAAATTTTGGAATGAAACTATAGATCATGATCTTACTGCAACATGTAAAGAATTAGTCAGTGTTACAGGTAAGTCAGGTGAATGTTTTCAAAATTCTTGCAAGCTTGGAATTTGTACACGCGGAGATTGTAAGAATGGGGAAGGCAATTTGCTTTTCCCTGAAGGATCGAGATACGATGGCAGATTTGTAGAAGGGGAGTTTCAAGGAAAAGGAACGCTTAAATTTTGCAATGGAACAGTAATCGAAGGCAATTTCCAAAACGGTTTCGGAAAAGGAATTGGAAAAGTATATTTCGCTGATGGTAGCAAATACCAGGGTAATCTCTTAAAAAATGAGCCACATGGCTATGGAATTTGGGTCTCATCTGATAAGACTCTTATTTATGAAGGTGACTTTGCAAATGGTGAAAGAAATGGTTATGGAATCATGGAATCATCTGATGGTAGCATTTGGCAAGGTAAATTTAAAGATGATCAGTTGGATGGAGATGCAAGTTATAAAAACAAACTCTATAGTTTAAATGGTAAATGGAAGAAAGGTAAACAGATTGGAGAACATCAATATCAGGATAGGAATGGAATAGGATATGTTCGCTTTTCCGATAATGGTGAAGTTTTAGAATCAAAAACTGCTGAAGACTTAAGAAATGAGAGATTAGCTTTACAAATTTTTTCAAAAGCAATGGGTCCTAAATCAGATTTGAGAAATAACAAAGAGTTTTGTAACAAATTGATGTATGAGCTCGCTGATTTTGTAGGAAGTTCAAAAATCACTGGATGCAGTGCTCAGTGTAGATCAGCGTGTGGCAACATGTGGGATATAAATTCTAAAGATGGTGATAGATGTGAAAGGCAGTGCCGTTTATGTTGGAATGTATTAGAATACGAGCCAAATGATTGCAAATCAGTAAGTCCTTATCCTTTGACATTGCCTGATAAGATTTAA
- a CDS encoding HipA N-terminal domain-containing protein, producing the protein MNRKGKVFFREIFAGEIFENENGYVFQYDERYLNNKNYPPISFTLPKQKEAYISKTLFPFFDGLIPEGWLLNLTQNIWRLDRRDRFGILLTVCEDCIGAVSVVGETK; encoded by the coding sequence ATGAATCGTAAAGGAAAGGTTTTCTTTCGGGAGATATTTGCTGGTGAGATTTTCGAGAATGAGAATGGATATGTTTTCCAATACGATGAACGTTATCTAAACAATAAGAATTATCCTCCAATCAGCTTCACATTGCCAAAGCAAAAGGAAGCATACATTTCAAAGACTCTATTTCCTTTTTTTGATGGTCTCATCCCTGAAGGATGGTTACTGAATCTCACACAAAACATTTGGAGACTTGATAGAAGGGATAGATTTGGAATTCTACTCACTGTTTGTGAAGATTGTATTGGAGCTGTCAGTGTGGTTGGAGAAACCAAATGA
- a CDS encoding metallophosphoesterase, protein MKILSIGDIHGRNIWKKINFAEYDKVIFLGDYLDAHRLSNLEILNNLEELVNLGNTYSNVVFLIGNHDLQYTHEDFAFLVSGYRESYQKEAAELLTQLNWQFAVEFDDVLYTHAGLLKKFYKTIAHNDKKISEAINKAGFTDPLNFLTTVHPMRGGNFEASSPIWCDFRELLLEQESMSINQVFGHSAREGGMIDRKNGFWRICIDVLTKSNQAYEIEDGNFPAVIPL, encoded by the coding sequence ATGAAAATACTCTCTATCGGTGACATACATGGGCGCAATATCTGGAAAAAGATTAACTTTGCAGAATACGACAAAGTAATATTTCTAGGAGATTACTTAGACGCTCATCGACTTTCAAATTTAGAAATTCTAAATAACTTAGAAGAACTTGTAAACTTAGGAAATACTTATTCTAATGTTGTCTTTTTAATCGGAAATCATGATTTGCAATATACGCATGAAGACTTTGCATTTTTAGTATCTGGCTATCGTGAATCTTACCAGAAAGAAGCCGCTGAACTATTGACACAATTAAACTGGCAGTTCGCCGTTGAGTTTGATGATGTATTATATACGCATGCCGGATTACTGAAAAAGTTTTATAAAACCATTGCTCATAATGATAAAAAGATTTCGGAAGCTATAAATAAAGCAGGGTTTACTGATCCCTTAAATTTTTTAACTACAGTCCATCCCATGAGAGGAGGAAATTTTGAGGCAAGCAGCCCCATTTGGTGTGACTTTCGTGAACTATTATTGGAGCAAGAATCAATGTCTATCAATCAAGTTTTTGGGCATTCTGCAAGAGAAGGTGGGATGATTGATAGAAAGAATGGATTTTGGCGTATTTGTATCGATGTATTAACTAAATCGAACCAAGCTTATGAAATTGAAGATGGTAATTTTCCAGCTGTTATTCCTCTATAA
- a CDS encoding HipA domain-containing protein, whose protein sequence is MKFCLLCAKESERDFHPQCSKLLFGKNQIPEFDIDLKSIFDLAKINIESRISVAGVQSKVSLDLDDSQNNHSRLTIVGIKGDFILKPPSDDYAHIPENEHLTMLLAKEFSFSVAISSLIRLKSGELAYITKRFDREKNTKVAQEDFCQLTERLTEDKYKGSYESIGRWIKKYTTSPGIDVVRFFEMIVFSFLTGNSDMHLKNFSIQTDLEGRIKLAPAYDLLAVKLFFKEDNEELALTLNGKKNKIELNDFRAFGKTIGLSDAVIDRTLKNIEMKVPLLIGKINEYPFSQSGTEEYVKLVKERAKRLGW, encoded by the coding sequence ATGAAATTTTGTTTACTATGTGCAAAGGAAAGTGAAAGAGACTTTCATCCTCAATGTAGTAAACTTTTGTTCGGGAAAAATCAGATACCTGAATTTGATATTGATCTGAAATCGATATTTGATTTGGCTAAAATCAACATTGAGTCAAGAATAAGTGTAGCTGGAGTTCAGTCAAAAGTCTCACTTGATCTCGACGATTCTCAAAATAATCACTCAAGACTCACTATTGTTGGAATTAAGGGAGATTTTATTCTCAAACCTCCTTCAGATGATTATGCACATATACCTGAAAACGAACATCTTACGATGTTACTAGCTAAGGAATTTTCCTTTTCTGTGGCCATTTCATCTCTTATTCGATTGAAATCAGGAGAGTTAGCTTATATCACAAAAAGATTTGATCGGGAAAAGAACACGAAAGTTGCCCAGGAAGATTTTTGCCAATTAACAGAAAGACTGACGGAAGATAAATACAAAGGTTCTTATGAGTCAATTGGTCGTTGGATCAAAAAATACACTACATCACCGGGTATTGATGTAGTTCGCTTTTTTGAAATGATCGTTTTCTCTTTTCTAACTGGAAATTCGGACATGCACTTAAAGAACTTTTCGATTCAAACTGATTTAGAGGGTCGAATTAAATTGGCTCCTGCCTATGATTTATTGGCTGTGAAGTTATTTTTTAAGGAAGATAACGAAGAACTTGCCCTGACCTTGAATGGTAAGAAAAATAAGATAGAATTAAATGATTTTAGGGCTTTTGGGAAAACAATCGGTCTTTCAGATGCAGTTATTGATAGGACTTTAAAGAATATTGAAATGAAAGTTCCATTGCTCATAGGAAAGATCAATGAATACCCATTTTCGCAATCAGGAACTGA
- a CDS encoding Kelch repeat-containing protein, whose protein sequence is MKKLIFIITLLICFSLVSKCLMEPEKDNQDEKNRQWLGILFISDYFSPFGLTQQQSTKISENELLLFGGNSQRSYAMSSIYSLKDNSVNFKGIMNKQRVQHEVVTLQNGKVLIIGGYDGRFILADSEIYDPSTYSSVNISPMNVPRTYHTATLLNDGRVLITGGFGRNSEKLKSAEIFHPSTNTFELINDLNFSRRRHTATLLNNGKVILVGGDGANQTLSSAEIFDPTTNTFTALGQQMSVPRSNHTANLLDNNRVVLSCGYSFDTNGIYSYSNTAEVYDFTSGNFSVIGNMGEYRAGHSAVKINTDVILCGGGRFENNTYTETVDCFKISNSGTLSKETYQLQTSRVLFVFEQIGNNIIACGGENRFGQIRSCEKKSDGVFNFLQTQL, encoded by the coding sequence ATGAAAAAATTAATTTTTATAATTACCTTACTAATTTGTTTTAGTTTAGTTTCTAAATGTTTAATGGAACCTGAAAAAGATAATCAAGATGAAAAGAATAGACAGTGGCTAGGAATTCTTTTTATTTCTGATTATTTTTCTCCCTTTGGATTAACACAGCAGCAATCCACCAAAATTAGCGAAAATGAATTATTATTATTTGGTGGGAATAGTCAAAGAAGCTATGCTATGTCAAGTATATACAGTTTAAAAGATAATAGTGTAAATTTTAAAGGTATAATGAATAAGCAAAGGGTTCAACATGAAGTGGTAACATTGCAAAATGGGAAAGTATTAATCATTGGAGGATATGACGGAAGATTCATTTTGGCAGATTCAGAAATTTATGACCCATCAACTTATTCCTCTGTAAATATATCTCCAATGAATGTTCCAAGGACATATCATACGGCTACATTATTGAATGATGGAAGAGTGTTAATAACCGGAGGATTTGGCAGAAATTCTGAAAAATTAAAATCAGCAGAAATTTTTCATCCTTCTACAAACACATTTGAATTAATAAACGATCTTAACTTTTCTAGGAGACGACATACTGCAACCTTGCTAAACAATGGTAAGGTAATTTTGGTCGGAGGAGATGGAGCGAATCAAACACTTTCCAGTGCAGAAATTTTTGATCCAACAACGAACACTTTTACTGCTTTGGGACAGCAAATGTCAGTTCCCCGTTCTAATCATACTGCAAATTTATTGGATAACAATCGAGTTGTTTTATCTTGTGGGTATTCATTTGATACAAATGGAATTTATTCCTATTCAAATACTGCTGAGGTTTATGATTTTACTTCAGGAAATTTTTCGGTTATAGGAAATATGGGAGAATACAGAGCTGGACACTCTGCTGTAAAAATCAATACTGATGTGATTCTTTGCGGTGGTGGTAGATTTGAAAATAATACTTATACTGAGACCGTGGATTGTTTTAAAATTTCGAATTCAGGAACTTTATCAAAAGAAACGTATCAACTTCAGACATCGAGAGTATTATTTGTATTTGAGCAAATCGGTAATAATATAATTGCTTGTGGAGGAGAGAATCGATTTGGACAAATCAGAAGTTGTGAGAAAAAATCTGATGGTGTATTTAATTTTTTACAAACGCAACTTTGA
- a CDS encoding helix-turn-helix transcriptional regulator encodes MAQGDLSDFVKGERKKNSLTQEDLSRMTGVGLRFIRDLEQGKASLRMDKVNQVLEAFGAKLSPVPIPKGNVDES; translated from the coding sequence ATGGCTCAAGGTGATTTATCTGATTTCGTTAAAGGGGAAAGAAAGAAGAATTCCTTAACCCAAGAGGACTTATCTCGTATGACTGGCGTGGGTTTACGCTTTATCAGAGATTTAGAGCAAGGTAAGGCATCTTTACGCATGGACAAAGTAAATCAGGTTCTAGAAGCATTTGGAGCCAAATTAAGCCCAGTTCCTATACCGAAAGGGAATGTAGATGAATCGTAA